Within the Natranaeroarchaeum sulfidigenes genome, the region TATTAACTGGTCCTTGCTAGCAGAAACCAGTGACCGCCCCACGGATTGGATGATAGACCCCTGCAACGATGACAGACACACACCACCCCCAAAACGAGTTCGACCCCGAGTCAGCAGATCGGTACGAACTGGACGGCGACACGGAAACGAGCACCGCGGTGATCGAAGCCGTCGCCGAGACCGCTGGCTGTGATCCCCTGGATCTGGATCCGCTCGGAACGTACGTGAGCCCCGACGCGATCGACGCGCTATTTACTGACTCTCGGAGAAATCCGGATGCCACCGTCTCGTTCTTCTACGGAGATCACCAGGTCGTCGTCCGGAGCGACGGTACCATTCTCGTTCACGCAGACTGAAGTCCTTCGTCGACGACCTCGACCTGCTCTTGATATCGGTTTCTGATCGTGACGACAGTGACCTGTGCGACATCTGCGACATCCCGTTGTGTGATCTCCCTGTTACAGCGCTGTGCGGCGAGATAGATGGCGGCCGCCGCACACCCGGTTGGGGATTTCCCCGAGTGGACACCGCTTGCGACAGTCGTCTCGAGTATCTCCTTTGCCAGCTGTCTGATTTCGCCGTCGACGTCAAGCTGGGAACAAAACCGCGGGAGGTACTGTGTCGGGTCGACCGGTTTCATCACGAGATCAAGCTCCTGAGAGATATGCCGATAGGTCCGCCC harbors:
- a CDS encoding HalOD1 output domain-containing protein, which produces MTDTHHPQNEFDPESADRYELDGDTETSTAVIEAVAETAGCDPLDLDPLGTYVSPDAIDALFTDSRRNPDATVSFFYGDHQVVVRSDGTILVHAD